A genomic window from Meiothermus cerbereus DSM 11376 includes:
- a CDS encoding DAK2 domain-containing protein, whose product MASNLSPGELAQAFRYATDWFAVYVEEVNALNVYPVPDGDTGTNMHLTLQSVRRELDLADTSKMSEVARAISYGSLLGARGNSGVITSQILKGFAETIKDAAMLSPALLAQAFEEGSRMGYKAVMKPVEGTILTVSRGVAEGAREALEKGAGSLEEVLQGALLRGREASDRTPELLPVLKQAGVVDAGGVGLLRFIEGLEGYLKGLPLPEPPKIERYAQTAFEEEEFGYCTEFLMEGVAESIEKIREAVSSFGDSLLVVGAEGYVKGHIHTNDPDGLLASVARYGKMIRTKVEDMSQQHTEILSMAGAVDEAPPPTGLVVVANGWGLVKAFRGFGARVVAGGQTANPSVQDILDAIRSLPNPEVIVLPNNSNVIMSAQQAASLAEGKTVHVIPTRTMGQGLAASVLYQPELPSSELLPEMEEASRRAATLEVTRASRSVEISGVSVTEGQPIGLRDDKLVLAADTPEDALFNLVSLAVQENEREILTIFHGPTLTKETLDALTARVSQAFPELSLEVHPGGPDLYDYLAVLE is encoded by the coding sequence ATGGCCAGTAACCTTTCACCTGGCGAGCTGGCCCAGGCCTTTCGTTATGCGACCGATTGGTTTGCGGTCTATGTAGAAGAAGTGAACGCGCTCAACGTTTATCCGGTACCCGATGGCGATACCGGTACTAACATGCACCTCACCCTACAGTCGGTGCGACGGGAGCTCGACCTGGCCGACACCAGCAAAATGAGTGAGGTGGCTCGAGCCATCAGCTATGGTTCGCTGCTGGGTGCCAGGGGCAACTCGGGGGTCATCACTTCCCAGATTCTCAAGGGCTTTGCCGAGACCATTAAAGATGCGGCCATGCTTTCGCCTGCCTTGCTGGCCCAGGCTTTCGAGGAAGGCTCCCGTATGGGCTACAAGGCGGTGATGAAGCCTGTAGAAGGCACCATCCTGACCGTTTCGCGTGGGGTGGCTGAAGGCGCGCGGGAGGCTTTGGAGAAAGGAGCCGGCAGCCTCGAGGAGGTTCTGCAGGGGGCTTTGTTGAGAGGCCGTGAAGCCTCCGACCGTACCCCCGAGCTGCTGCCGGTGCTCAAGCAAGCTGGGGTGGTAGACGCCGGAGGGGTGGGCCTGCTGCGTTTTATCGAGGGGCTCGAGGGTTACCTCAAGGGCTTGCCCCTGCCCGAACCGCCCAAAATTGAGCGCTATGCCCAGACCGCCTTTGAGGAAGAAGAGTTTGGCTACTGCACTGAGTTTTTGATGGAGGGTGTGGCCGAATCCATCGAGAAAATCCGTGAAGCGGTTTCGTCCTTTGGCGACTCACTGCTGGTGGTGGGGGCCGAGGGCTACGTCAAGGGCCACATCCACACCAACGACCCCGACGGGCTGCTGGCCAGCGTGGCCCGCTACGGCAAGATGATCCGCACCAAGGTCGAGGACATGTCCCAGCAGCACACCGAGATCCTCTCCATGGCTGGGGCAGTCGACGAGGCGCCACCCCCCACCGGTCTGGTGGTGGTGGCCAACGGCTGGGGGCTGGTCAAAGCCTTCCGGGGTTTTGGGGCGCGGGTTGTGGCCGGGGGTCAGACCGCCAACCCCAGCGTGCAGGACATCCTGGACGCCATTCGAAGCCTGCCCAACCCCGAAGTAATCGTGCTGCCCAACAACAGCAACGTGATTATGTCGGCCCAGCAAGCAGCCAGCCTGGCTGAGGGAAAGACCGTACACGTCATACCCACCCGCACCATGGGCCAGGGGCTGGCGGCCAGCGTGCTGTACCAGCCTGAGCTGCCCTCGAGCGAGCTCCTGCCCGAGATGGAAGAGGCCTCTAGACGAGCCGCCACCCTGGAAGTCACCCGGGCCAGCCGGAGCGTGGAGATAAGTGGGGTCAGCGTGACCGAGGGGCAGCCCATCGGCTTGCGTGATGACAAGCTGGTACTGGCAGCCGATACCCCCGAGGATGCCTTATTTAATCTGGTCAGCCTGGCGGTTCAGGAAAATGAGCGCGAGATACTCACCATTTTCCACGGCCCCACCCTTACCAAAGAAACCCTGGATGCCCTGACGGCTCGAGTTTCTCAGGCTTTCCCCGAGCTTAGCCTCGAGGTTCATCCGGGTGGGCCTGACCTCTACGACTACCTTGCCGTGCTGGAGTAG
- a CDS encoding 3D domain-containing protein, whose translation MRWLLYLRIPILILLIAVFGLSWAQAPRVMTLKATAYTSSVRETDSTPFITATGARTRIGIIAVSRDMLRELPYGSKVMLEDLGTTGGKGKGRFNYLFKDRVFVVEDTMHPRKREQLDVWLPDRNTAIRFGVRNVRVTVIQRGRG comes from the coding sequence ATGAGATGGTTACTGTATTTGCGAATTCCAATCCTGATCCTGCTGATTGCAGTGTTTGGATTAAGCTGGGCCCAGGCCCCCCGGGTGATGACCCTCAAGGCTACGGCCTACACCTCTTCGGTGCGAGAGACCGACAGCACGCCCTTCATCACTGCCACGGGTGCGCGCACCCGTATCGGCATCATCGCGGTTAGCCGGGATATGCTGCGCGAACTGCCCTATGGTTCTAAAGTGATGCTCGAGGATCTGGGCACCACCGGGGGCAAGGGCAAGGGCCGCTTCAACTACCTGTTCAAGGATCGGGTTTTTGTTGTGGAAGACACCATGCATCCCCGCAAGCGGGAGCAGCTCGACGTCTGGCTCCCCGACCGGAATACCGCCATTCGCTTTGGGGTACGCAACGTTCGGGTCACGGTGATTCAGCGGGGCCGGGGGTAA